A window of the Bacillota bacterium genome harbors these coding sequences:
- the rsmB gene encoding 16S rRNA (cytosine(967)-C(5))-methyltransferase RsmB: MAERPGRRPAGAGRSRRGAREVALRACLRVEEGARSREALEAELARAPGLAAADRHLATELTYGTVRWLRRFDFLLARTSRRPLARLQPPLRWALRMALYQLEQMKIPEHAALHETLEALRAVAGPAPVGYANGVLREALRRRGEWSWPDDGSPGSLAVRHSFPDWLARRWVERYGGEEAERLMRTMNVPPPLTVRLNRLRARPQEALERLRAAGLEARAGRYEPQALEVRGAAPRELPGWEEGWYQVQSEASILVGRTVGARPGERVLDVAAAPGGKSTHLAEQMEDRGLVLAVDVDARRLGRVEENARRLGLRSIRVLAEDARHLAERLEAASFDRLLVDAPCTGTGVLNRRAEARWRKRPQDVGRAARLQAEILDGVAPLLRRGGTLVYSTCTLEPEENRETVESFLRRWPGYRWDPLAPWLPPALAGRVEREGEIQFLPQRDGLDGHYIARLVREA; this comes from the coding sequence TTGGCTGAGAGGCCCGGCCGCCGGCCGGCCGGAGCCGGCCGGAGCCGGCGCGGCGCCCGGGAGGTGGCGCTCCGCGCCTGCCTGAGGGTGGAGGAGGGCGCGCGCAGCCGCGAGGCGCTGGAGGCCGAGCTGGCCCGGGCGCCGGGCCTGGCTGCCGCCGACCGGCACCTGGCCACGGAGCTGACCTACGGCACCGTCCGCTGGCTGCGCCGCTTCGACTTCCTCCTGGCGCGGACCTCCCGCCGGCCGCTGGCCCGGCTGCAGCCGCCGCTCCGCTGGGCGCTCCGGATGGCCCTCTACCAGCTGGAGCAGATGAAGATCCCCGAGCACGCGGCGCTCCACGAGACGCTGGAGGCGCTGCGGGCGGTGGCGGGCCCGGCGCCGGTCGGCTATGCCAACGGGGTGCTGCGGGAGGCGCTCCGCCGCCGCGGCGAGTGGAGCTGGCCCGACGACGGCTCACCCGGGAGCCTGGCCGTCCGCCACTCCTTCCCGGACTGGCTGGCGCGCCGCTGGGTGGAGCGGTACGGGGGCGAGGAGGCGGAGCGCCTGATGCGGACCATGAACGTGCCGCCGCCTCTGACCGTCCGGCTCAACCGGCTCCGCGCCCGGCCGCAGGAGGCGCTGGAGCGCCTCCGGGCGGCAGGCCTGGAGGCGCGGGCGGGCCGCTACGAGCCGCAGGCGCTGGAGGTGCGGGGCGCCGCGCCCCGGGAGCTCCCGGGCTGGGAGGAAGGCTGGTACCAGGTCCAGTCCGAGGCGTCCATCCTGGTCGGGCGCACCGTCGGCGCCCGTCCGGGCGAGCGGGTCCTGGACGTGGCGGCCGCGCCGGGCGGGAAGAGCACCCACCTGGCGGAGCAGATGGAGGACCGGGGGCTGGTGCTGGCCGTGGACGTGGATGCACGGCGGCTCGGCCGGGTGGAGGAGAACGCCCGCCGGCTCGGCCTCCGCTCGATCCGCGTCCTGGCCGAGGATGCGCGCCACCTGGCGGAGCGTCTGGAGGCCGCCTCCTTCGACCGCCTCCTGGTGGACGCACCCTGTACCGGCACGGGCGTGCTCAACCGCCGGGCGGAGGCTCGCTGGCGGAAGCGCCCGCAGGACGTGGGCCGGGCGGCCCGCCTGCAGGCGGAGATCCTGGACGGAGTGGCTCCCTTGCTCCGGCGCGGGGGGACGCTGGTCTATTCGACGTGTACACTCGAACCTGAGGAGAACCGTGAGACGGTGGAGAGCTTCCTGAGGCGGTGGCCGGGCTACCGGTGGGATCCGCTGGCTCCCTGGCTGCCGCCGGCGCTGGCCGGGCGGGTCGAGCGGGAGGGCGAGATCCAGTTCCTGCCGCAGCGCGACGGTCTGGATGGCCACTACATCGCCCGGCTGGTTCGGGAGGCGTGA
- the rlmN gene encoding 23S rRNA (adenine(2503)-C(2))-methyltransferase RlmN: protein MQDERQAAAGLPDPRGMDRQELEAFARSEGQPAYRGRQLFRWIQGRAATDFESMTDLPAGWRASLAGRIPLEPAEVVRRQVDPEDGTVKLLLRLRDGELVETVRMRYRYGTSACISTQAGCNVGCRFCASTLGGKRRDLTAGEMAEQALAIQRELLPHGERLSRLVLMGMGEPLENYEETVRFLRLAHEPEGMAISYRRMTVSTSGVAPAIERLAGEGLPVTLAISLHAPNDELRRRLVPMNNRYPLARLLEAARSYLERTGRRLTFEYVLIDRVNDEPEHARELAALLHGLLCHVNLIPLNESGRGLVSSPPERIEAFRRVLERSGLQVTVRRSLGQQIDAACGQLRRREVAGGERRRAPLPR from the coding sequence ATGCAAGACGAGAGGCAGGCGGCCGCGGGGCTGCCCGATCCGCGGGGCATGGACCGGCAGGAGCTGGAGGCGTTCGCGCGGAGCGAGGGGCAGCCCGCCTACCGCGGCCGCCAGCTCTTCCGCTGGATCCAGGGGAGGGCCGCCACCGACTTCGAGAGCATGACCGACCTGCCGGCGGGCTGGCGGGCCAGCCTTGCCGGGCGGATTCCTCTCGAGCCGGCGGAGGTGGTCCGGCGGCAGGTCGATCCGGAGGACGGGACGGTCAAGCTCCTCCTGCGCCTGCGGGACGGCGAGCTGGTGGAGACGGTGCGCATGCGCTACCGGTACGGTACCAGCGCCTGCATCTCCACCCAGGCGGGCTGCAACGTCGGCTGCCGCTTCTGCGCCTCCACCCTGGGGGGGAAGCGGCGCGACCTGACGGCGGGGGAGATGGCGGAGCAGGCGCTGGCCATCCAGCGCGAGCTCCTCCCCCACGGCGAGCGGCTCTCGCGGCTGGTCCTGATGGGCATGGGAGAGCCGCTGGAGAACTATGAAGAGACGGTCCGCTTCCTCCGCCTGGCGCACGAGCCCGAGGGGATGGCCATCTCCTACCGGCGCATGACCGTCTCCACCTCCGGGGTGGCGCCGGCCATCGAGCGGCTGGCGGGGGAAGGGCTCCCGGTGACGCTCGCCATCTCGCTCCACGCGCCCAACGACGAGCTCCGGCGGCGGCTGGTGCCCATGAACAACCGCTACCCGCTGGCGCGGCTGCTGGAAGCGGCGCGGAGCTACCTGGAGCGGACGGGACGACGGCTCACCTTCGAATACGTGCTGATCGACCGCGTCAACGACGAGCCGGAGCACGCCCGGGAGCTGGCCGCGCTCCTCCACGGGCTGCTCTGCCACGTCAACCTGATCCCGCTCAACGAATCGGGCCGGGGTCTGGTCAGCTCGCCGCCGGAGAGGATCGAAGCCTTCCGGCGGGTCCTGGAGCGAAGCGGCCTGCAGGTGACGGTCCGGCGCTCGCTGGGACAGCAGATCGACGCCGCCTGCGGGCAGCTCCGCCGCCGCGAGGTGGCCGGGGGGGAGCGACGCCGGGCGCCGCTCCCCCGCTGA
- a CDS encoding Stp1/IreP family PP2C-type Ser/Thr phosphatase gives MRVDAASDVGKVRPRNEDAWVWRRIRTLELLAVADGLGGHRAGDVASRLALDELAKGLDVDGAETGEASRESLLRAVRRANQAVWEAARARAEWQGMGTTLTAALVDGDRLTLAHVGDSRAYLWRAGSLRQLTSDHSLVQALVARGALSEEEAEHVPERHILTRAVGTSPEVEVDVLEIRLEPGDRLVLATDGLSAALNKEQVAALLAEGGDRPAHRLVEAANRGGAPDNVTVLVADLPAGGEEQDQTGLAAGGLG, from the coding sequence ATGCGGGTCGACGCGGCCAGTGACGTGGGCAAGGTCCGCCCTCGCAACGAGGACGCCTGGGTCTGGCGCCGTATCCGGACGCTGGAGCTCCTGGCGGTGGCCGACGGGCTGGGCGGTCACAGGGCCGGCGACGTGGCCAGCCGGCTGGCGCTGGACGAGCTGGCCAAGGGGCTGGACGTGGACGGCGCCGAGACGGGGGAGGCCAGCCGGGAGAGCCTGCTCCGGGCCGTCCGCAGGGCGAACCAGGCGGTCTGGGAGGCCGCCCGGGCGCGGGCCGAATGGCAGGGCATGGGGACCACGCTCACCGCGGCGCTGGTCGACGGCGACCGGCTCACCCTGGCCCATGTGGGCGACAGCCGTGCCTACCTGTGGCGGGCCGGATCCCTCCGCCAGCTGACCTCCGACCACTCGCTGGTGCAGGCGCTGGTCGCCCGGGGCGCCCTCAGCGAGGAGGAGGCCGAGCATGTCCCCGAACGGCATATCCTCACCCGGGCGGTGGGGACGTCCCCCGAGGTGGAGGTCGACGTCCTCGAGATCCGCCTGGAGCCGGGGGACCGCCTGGTCCTGGCGACCGACGGGCTGAGCGCCGCCCTGAACAAGGAGCAGGTGGCCGCTCTCCTGGCGGAGGGCGGCGATCGGCCGGCCCATCGCCTGGTGGAGGCGGCCAACCGGGGCGGAGCTCCCGACAACGTGACGGTGCTGGTCGCCGATCTCCCCGCCGGCGGGGAGGAGCAGGACCAGACCGGCCTGGCCGCGGGTGGTCTCGGGTGA
- the pknB gene encoding Stk1 family PASTA domain-containing Ser/Thr kinase: protein MIGRVLGGRYEILTRLGGGGMAVVYKGLDRLLNRAVAVKVLREQYSTDPEFVRRFRREAQAAAMLAHPNIVNVYDVGDEGELHYIVMEYVEGRTLRQVLDEEGRLPPARAARIAVQILDALDEAHRHGVIHRDVKPDNILLTRDDRVKVADFGIARAVTQATLVPTGAILGSAHYISPEQARGSPLDGRSDLYSVGVLLFQLLSGELPYDGESPVEVALKRFQQDPPDLSLLAPGVPAALAAVVRKAMARQPGLRYGSAAAMAEDLRAFLLGQPLSHAVRLEPPPDGEATIELGRAPRPSGEEAGEAAAPSKGGRGGGKRAPAPQRRGRRLWALVGAIVLLLAAGGYGAWRLSRWFDVPTVRVPSVVGQSLSQATRTLQGAQLTLSVADQRYSQRYPANTVISQDPRPGAQVKAGQPVRVVVSQGPQQVTVPAVGNMRQSQAEAVLAARGLRTQVVQQYSDSVATGYVIDQSPAPGSPVSQGSTVTLTVSQGPSVTQVVVPPLVGLSVDDALGRLRSSQLVPGKMSYQRSGYPAGIVVSTSPASGQMVGSGSSVDLVISQGCVNQAQPTITVQGGGDQTVQVRVDLSDASGTRTIYEAPHAPGDSFQVNACWGKGDAYLKVYENGNLVNPPDGQLLKGGTP, encoded by the coding sequence GTGATCGGACGGGTTCTCGGTGGCCGCTACGAGATCCTGACCCGCCTGGGCGGGGGCGGCATGGCCGTGGTCTACAAGGGCCTCGACCGTCTGCTCAACCGGGCCGTGGCGGTCAAGGTCCTGCGGGAACAGTACTCGACGGACCCCGAGTTCGTCCGGCGCTTCCGGCGGGAGGCCCAGGCGGCCGCCATGCTGGCCCATCCCAACATCGTCAACGTCTACGACGTGGGCGACGAGGGCGAGCTTCATTACATCGTGATGGAGTATGTCGAGGGGCGGACGCTCCGCCAGGTGCTGGACGAGGAAGGGAGGCTCCCCCCGGCGCGGGCGGCGCGCATCGCCGTCCAGATCCTGGACGCGCTCGACGAGGCGCACCGCCACGGCGTCATCCACCGGGACGTCAAGCCGGACAACATCCTCCTCACCCGGGACGACCGGGTGAAGGTGGCCGACTTCGGCATCGCGCGCGCGGTGACGCAGGCCACGCTGGTCCCCACCGGGGCGATCCTGGGCTCGGCCCACTACATCTCGCCGGAGCAGGCGCGAGGCAGCCCTCTCGACGGCCGCTCGGACCTCTATTCGGTGGGCGTGCTCCTCTTCCAGCTGCTCAGCGGGGAGCTCCCCTACGACGGGGAGAGCCCGGTGGAGGTGGCGCTCAAGCGTTTCCAGCAGGATCCGCCCGACCTCTCGCTCCTGGCGCCCGGCGTCCCCGCCGCCCTGGCGGCGGTGGTGCGGAAGGCCATGGCGCGCCAACCCGGCCTCCGCTACGGCTCGGCCGCCGCCATGGCCGAGGATCTCCGCGCCTTCCTGCTGGGCCAGCCGCTCTCCCACGCGGTGCGCCTGGAGCCGCCGCCGGATGGGGAGGCGACCATCGAGCTGGGCCGCGCCCCGAGGCCGAGCGGGGAGGAGGCCGGTGAGGCCGCTGCGCCGTCCAAGGGGGGCCGCGGCGGCGGGAAGCGGGCGCCGGCCCCGCAGCGACGGGGACGCCGGCTCTGGGCCCTGGTGGGGGCGATCGTGCTCCTGCTGGCCGCCGGTGGTTACGGCGCCTGGCGGTTGAGCCGCTGGTTCGACGTGCCCACGGTCCGCGTCCCTTCGGTGGTCGGGCAGAGCCTCAGCCAGGCGACGCGCACCCTGCAGGGGGCGCAGCTCACCCTGAGCGTGGCCGACCAGCGGTACAGCCAGCGCTACCCGGCCAACACCGTCATCTCCCAGGATCCCCGGCCGGGGGCGCAGGTGAAGGCGGGGCAGCCGGTCCGGGTGGTGGTCTCGCAGGGACCCCAGCAGGTGACGGTGCCCGCGGTGGGCAACATGCGCCAGAGCCAGGCCGAGGCGGTTCTCGCGGCGCGCGGGCTGCGGACCCAGGTGGTCCAGCAGTACAGCGACTCCGTGGCCACCGGTTACGTGATCGACCAGTCGCCCGCCCCCGGTTCGCCGGTCTCCCAGGGGAGCACGGTCACCCTGACCGTCAGCCAGGGGCCCAGCGTCACGCAGGTGGTGGTGCCGCCGCTGGTCGGCCTGAGCGTGGACGACGCCTTGGGCCGGCTCCGCTCGAGCCAGCTGGTCCCCGGCAAGATGAGCTACCAGCGCTCGGGCTACCCGGCGGGGATCGTGGTCTCCACCTCGCCCGCCTCGGGGCAGATGGTGGGGTCCGGCAGCTCCGTCGATCTGGTGATCAGCCAGGGCTGCGTCAACCAGGCGCAGCCGACGATCACCGTCCAGGGCGGGGGGGACCAGACCGTCCAGGTCCGGGTCGACTTGTCGGACGCGTCCGGTACGCGCACCATCTACGAGGCGCCCCACGCGCCCGGCGACAGCTTCCAGGTGAACGCCTGCTGGGGGAAGGGCGACGCCTACCTGAAGGTCTACGAGAACGGCAACCTGGTCAACCCTCCGGACGGGCAGCTGCTGAAGGGAGGCACGCCTTGA
- the rsgA gene encoding ribosome small subunit-dependent GTPase A has protein sequence MSLTGRVVKVLNQWYQVETTEGTLPARPRGRLRRGEEGAPVAGDLVELWRASDGTARIERLLPRRNRLERPPVANVDLLLVVASWVEPRVVPELVDRALVEAERQSIPAALVVNKVDRIAGRPELLDEARRFLEAYRRVGYPALFTSARDGTGLAELRTLLRGSLVVLAGASGVGKSSLLNALIPGARLRTGMLSRAERGTHTTRHVELLPMQGGGWVADTPGFVRLDPPALAEPEDLRRYFPEFREPAALCRFRDCLHLEEPECGVRRAVEQGEIDAGRYARYRGLLEELRAVAERR, from the coding sequence TTGAGCCTGACGGGGCGGGTCGTCAAGGTCCTCAACCAGTGGTACCAGGTGGAGACGACCGAGGGCACCCTGCCGGCACGGCCGCGGGGCCGCCTGCGCCGCGGCGAGGAAGGGGCCCCGGTGGCGGGCGACCTGGTCGAGCTGTGGCGGGCTTCCGACGGGACCGCGCGGATCGAACGGCTGCTGCCGCGCCGGAATCGGCTGGAGCGGCCGCCGGTGGCCAACGTGGACCTCCTCCTGGTGGTCGCATCCTGGGTGGAGCCGCGGGTCGTGCCGGAGCTGGTCGACCGGGCGCTGGTCGAGGCGGAACGCCAGTCCATCCCGGCGGCGCTGGTGGTCAACAAGGTGGACCGGATCGCCGGCCGGCCGGAGCTCCTGGACGAGGCGCGCCGCTTCCTGGAGGCCTACCGGCGGGTGGGGTACCCCGCGCTCTTCACCTCCGCCCGCGACGGCACCGGCCTCGCGGAGCTGCGAACGCTCCTCCGGGGCAGCCTGGTGGTGCTGGCAGGCGCCAGCGGGGTGGGGAAGTCGAGCCTGCTCAACGCGCTCATCCCCGGCGCAAGGCTCCGGACCGGCATGCTCAGCCGGGCCGAGCGCGGCACCCACACCACCCGCCACGTGGAGCTGCTGCCCATGCAGGGGGGCGGCTGGGTGGCCGACACGCCGGGCTTTGTCCGCCTCGACCCGCCCGCCCTGGCGGAGCCCGAGGACCTCCGCCGCTACTTCCCCGAATTCCGGGAGCCGGCCGCTCTCTGCCGCTTTCGGGACTGCCTCCACCTGGAGGAGCCCGAGTGCGGGGTGCGTCGGGCGGTGGAGCAGGGCGAGATCGACGCCGGCCGCTACGCCCGCTACCGGGGGCTTCTGGAGGAGCTGCGCGCGGTGGCGGAGCGGCGTTGA
- the rpe gene encoding ribulose-phosphate 3-epimerase, producing MPVMPVIAPSVLSADLSRLADFAARMEAAGAGRLHLDVMDGHFVPNLTFGPPVAESLRRHSRLPFDVHLMVEEPEAWIDPFLGARPATLVVHAEASRHLHKLLATIRARGFRAGLALNPATGTEAVRWLWPLLDQILVMSVNPGRGGQRFLPLALEKLRLLAREAPPGWRGELAVDGGIGEETAEEAVAAGAEVLVAGASLARAEDPGAAFQRLRALAERAARGARGRAPGSGEAGRGGIA from the coding sequence ATGCCCGTCATGCCCGTGATCGCACCGTCGGTCCTGTCCGCGGACCTCTCCCGCCTGGCCGACTTTGCCGCGCGGATGGAGGCGGCGGGAGCCGGCCGGCTCCACCTGGACGTCATGGACGGCCACTTCGTCCCCAACCTCACCTTCGGCCCCCCGGTGGCGGAGTCGCTCCGCCGCCACTCCCGGCTGCCCTTCGACGTCCACCTGATGGTGGAGGAGCCCGAGGCGTGGATCGACCCCTTTCTGGGGGCGCGGCCGGCGACGCTGGTGGTCCACGCGGAGGCGAGCCGCCACCTGCACAAGCTGCTGGCGACGATCCGCGCGCGCGGCTTCAGGGCCGGGCTGGCCCTCAACCCTGCCACCGGCACGGAGGCGGTCCGCTGGCTCTGGCCGCTCCTGGACCAGATCCTGGTCATGAGCGTCAATCCGGGTCGCGGCGGGCAACGCTTCCTGCCGCTGGCGCTGGAGAAGCTCCGCCTCCTGGCACGGGAGGCGCCACCCGGCTGGAGGGGCGAGCTGGCGGTGGACGGGGGCATCGGCGAGGAGACGGCCGAGGAGGCGGTGGCGGCGGGCGCCGAAGTGCTGGTGGCCGGCGCCTCCCTGGCGCGGGCGGAGGATCCGGGCGCGGCCTTCCAGCGGCTGCGGGCGCTGGCGGAGCGGGCGGCCCGGGGGGCGAGGGGCCGGGCGCCCGGCTCGGGGGAGGCGGGCCGGGGCGGAATAGCCTAG
- a CDS encoding CBS domain-containing protein produces MLYLSQLLGSRVYARESEGSMVLGRLEDVVIQAGQSNPVARGFILRGRRGDAFWVPSGQLAPAADGRLVVSSPQRSIRLFLPEARTIRLGLDVLDKQVIDIMGRKVVRVNDVQVNWVGETLRIVAVDVGWSGFLQRLGLGWLTGLLRRLGLAGRERLIPWALVEPLGSPSSPLKLAIAWNKLRGYHPADLAALLPDLDPEEQVALLRSMELRDAAEVISRIEEPPLRRSILERLPTGLASDILEQMAPDDAADVLAELPQDDQEAIVGGMERAERTDVERLMRFGPHSAGGLMTTDFIAFPQRLTAQEAIDRLRVLAPDAETIYYLYVVSEEGRLVGTLSLRDLIVAPPDRPLDAIMHRRVVSVPLEADEETVVDVMARYDFLALPVVDEQHRLQGIITYDDVMDVVLERGGWKRRLRARD; encoded by the coding sequence GTGCTCTACCTGAGCCAGCTCCTGGGGAGCCGGGTGTACGCGCGCGAGTCGGAGGGCTCCATGGTGCTGGGGCGGCTGGAGGACGTGGTGATCCAGGCGGGGCAGTCGAACCCGGTGGCGCGCGGCTTCATCCTGCGGGGCAGGCGCGGCGACGCCTTCTGGGTGCCCAGCGGGCAGCTGGCGCCCGCCGCCGACGGGCGGCTGGTGGTCAGCTCGCCCCAGCGGTCGATCCGGCTCTTCCTGCCCGAGGCGCGGACCATCCGGCTGGGGTTGGACGTCCTGGACAAGCAGGTGATCGACATCATGGGCCGGAAGGTGGTCCGCGTCAACGACGTCCAGGTGAACTGGGTGGGGGAGACGCTCCGCATCGTCGCCGTCGACGTGGGCTGGAGCGGCTTCCTCCAGAGGCTCGGGCTGGGCTGGCTGACCGGACTGCTGCGCCGGCTGGGGCTGGCCGGGCGGGAGCGCCTGATCCCCTGGGCGCTGGTGGAGCCGCTGGGCTCTCCCTCCTCGCCGCTCAAGCTCGCCATCGCCTGGAACAAGCTGCGGGGCTACCACCCGGCCGACCTGGCCGCGCTCCTGCCCGACCTCGACCCGGAGGAGCAGGTGGCGCTCCTCCGCTCCATGGAGCTCCGGGACGCGGCGGAGGTGATCTCGCGCATCGAGGAGCCGCCGCTTCGCCGTTCGATCCTGGAGCGGCTTCCGACCGGCCTCGCCTCCGACATCCTGGAGCAGATGGCGCCGGACGACGCCGCCGACGTGCTGGCCGAACTGCCCCAGGACGATCAGGAGGCGATCGTGGGCGGGATGGAGCGGGCGGAGCGGACGGACGTGGAGCGGCTGATGCGCTTCGGACCGCACTCGGCGGGCGGTCTGATGACCACCGACTTCATCGCCTTTCCCCAGCGGCTGACGGCCCAGGAGGCGATCGACCGCCTGCGGGTCCTCGCCCCGGACGCCGAGACCATCTACTACCTCTACGTAGTCTCCGAGGAGGGCCGGCTGGTGGGGACACTCTCCCTCCGCGACCTGATCGTCGCGCCGCCCGATCGCCCGCTGGACGCGATCATGCACCGGCGTGTGGTCTCGGTCCCCCTGGAGGCGGACGAGGAGACGGTGGTGGACGTGATGGCCCGCTACGACTTCCTGGCGCTGCCCGTGGTCGACGAGCAGCATCGCCTCCAGGGGATCATCACCTACGACGACGTCATGGACGTGGTGCTGGAGCGGGGCGGGTGGAAGAGGCGGCTGCGCGCCCGCGACTGA
- the rpmB gene encoding 50S ribosomal protein L28, with translation MSRRCELCGREVAFGHSVSHSNRKGNRVWRPNLQRVSVETAEGRRRLRVCTRCLRSGRVRRAV, from the coding sequence GTGTCCAGGCGATGCGAACTCTGCGGTCGCGAGGTGGCCTTCGGACATTCGGTCAGCCACTCCAACCGGAAGGGGAACCGGGTCTGGCGCCCCAACCTGCAGAGGGTGAGCGTCGAGACCGCGGAGGGGAGGAGGAGGCTGCGCGTCTGCACCCGTTGCCTCCGCTCGGGCCGGGTTCGGCGCGCGGTCTAG
- a CDS encoding Asp23/Gls24 family envelope stress response protein, with protein MGREIETALGTVEISEDAIAMLAGHALQQCYGVTGVASRGLEGLAGALGLGSPGRGISVHLSAERLTLDVAVVVGFGTRISEVAQNAREQIRYSVEQATGLKVDQVNIEVADIQLDRQERGGRGRR; from the coding sequence ATGGGCCGCGAGATCGAGACGGCGCTCGGCACGGTGGAGATCAGCGAGGACGCGATCGCCATGTTGGCGGGGCACGCGCTGCAGCAGTGCTACGGCGTCACCGGGGTGGCCAGCCGCGGGCTGGAGGGGCTGGCCGGCGCCCTGGGGCTCGGCTCGCCCGGCCGCGGCATCTCCGTCCACCTGAGCGCGGAGCGGCTGACCCTCGACGTCGCCGTCGTCGTCGGCTTCGGCACCCGCATCTCGGAGGTCGCCCAGAACGCGCGCGAGCAGATCCGCTATAGCGTCGAGCAGGCGACGGGACTCAAGGTGGACCAGGTGAACATCGAGGTGGCGGATATCCAGCTCGACCGCCAGGAGCGTGGCGGGAGAGGCCGGCGCTGA